One region of Molothrus aeneus isolate 106 chromosome 1, BPBGC_Maene_1.0, whole genome shotgun sequence genomic DNA includes:
- the BLOC1S5 gene encoding biogenesis of lysosome-related organelles complex 1 subunit 5: MSGAGPASPGRGSAAAPPPADRRRDSPAAGSPIQPIIKDVGEVYSRLLDHRPVIQGEIRYFVKEFEEKRGLRELRVLENLKNTIFDANERVLPKCEQAMQDNLSETFKRLQAANAMIHRLQERECEARKLQADKMMAREEKCIAHWEEFMREQQNKRAEVDEEHRKAMERLKEQYSEMEKELAKYASF; this comes from the exons ATGAGCGGGGCCGGCCCCGCGTCCCCCGGCCGCGGCAgcgcggcggccccgccgcccgccgacAGGAGACGGGACTCTCCGGCCGCCGGGTCCCCGATCCAGCCCATCATCAAGG ATGTTGGGGAAGTCTATTCAAGACTGCTGGATCACCGACCAGTAATTCAGGGAGAAATACGTTACTTTGTTAAAGAATTTGAA GAAAAACGTGGCCTCCGAGAGCTGCGAGTACTTGAAAATCTCAAAAATACGATCTTTGATGCAAATGAACGTGTTCTTCCAAAGTGTGAGCAGGCAATGCAGGACAATTTGAGTGAAACCTTCAAGAGAT TGCAAGCTGCCAATGCTATGATCCATAGACTCCAAGAGAGGGAGTGTGAAGCGAGAAAG CTTCAGGCAGACAAGATGATGGCTCGTGAGGAGAAGTGCATTGCTCACTGGGAGGAGTTCAtgagagagcagcagaacaaaCGTGCAGAGGTGGATGAAGAGCACAGAAAGGCTATGGAGCGCCTCAAAGAGCAGTATTCTGAGATGGAGAAGGAACTGGCCAAATACGCTTCTTTTTAA